Part of the Diabrotica undecimpunctata isolate CICGRU unplaced genomic scaffold, icDiaUnde3 ctg00002305.1, whole genome shotgun sequence genome, tatatatatatatatatatatatatatatatatatatatctatatatatatatatatatatatatatatatatatatatatatataaatattaattaaacgtatggtttcaagaacaaaatatgattgaaatgtcagttgggAGTTCAGTCTTCTTTCCTAGGTGGCACTAAGAGTTATCCTACCTTACAAACAGTGTGAGTTCTCGTCCTAgctttttatatagatagattaaaccacaattattgATTGTAAGAATTGCATTTTACAGTAGTTTTGTAATATATAAAGGAAGACAAATTTCGAATAAGGTTAAAAGACGgcactatcaaaatttttaaaaattttatctttATAACATGAAATCCCGCGCTTCGGGAATTTTCTCGATCTCCAATATGGCCAGTCCAAGTCTGGATGTGGGTCTTTAATATACTTACCAACATGAACGTCATAATCTAATATTCAAAACCTAAAGTTCGTTTGTATGTTTTAGGTTTAACTAGAAGATTAAATGCGAAAGTTTTGATTGCAAGTACCTCGGAGGTGTATGGGGATCCAGATATCCATCCACAGCCTGAAACTTATTGGGGGCATGTAAATCCCATAGGTAAGacattaaaagaaattaaataaaacagtTTATGAAAAGTTCAAGTCGCTACTCGAGTTCCGGTGGGGAGAACACATCTCCGGACCTATAAAATTAGCAGCAATCAAGtagtttaatattaattgaatAACATAAGTGTTTtcacccatgtatttagtggctttaacCTTTTCCTATTTTCTTTGTGGATTGTAAAAAAGTTTATCTCTATAATGAAATTAAAGAAATTTATAAAATAGTTTTAGTGGTGGTGATGTGtacatttaaaacatattttttggtTTATCTCGTTCACAGATAGAAAATTATTTGGAAAATCTGTGAGAATTCGTGCAAAAGTTAATCTTTTctaaaacaataattatattttttattttatgtcgaAAATAAAATTAACGACGCAAAAGAAAactttaatatatatgtattcgCATGATTGGAAGTTTAAATAAGCTGCTATacattacaattaaaaaaaaaatggaaacaatacGTCTATTTCCTCCTCCACGTCAACAATTGTGTCAGTCCACAGGAATTAAATACTTATTGTTGATATGTAAAACGTTTCCTTATCTGTTTTCCTTTGGAGTTATTTTAATTTGAAGGACTACATATTTAAAAGTTCGTTTTGTTTATCTAAACGAGCATATTAATTCGTTTTTGACCGACCTTGACAAATAAATACATTTTGCCGTCGACGTAGAAAAATATGACAGTTAAAGTTAGTATTTCTGAGCAAAAAATATCACCCTATTGAATACAGTAGAACCCCGATGATCTGTGCTCCACGGTATCGGGAGTGGCAcagatataataataatttgaagaACAACAAAGAAATCATTGTGCTCCCAGCTGACAAAGGCAATGCCAAGGTAGTAATGAATATTCAAGACTACGAAGCAAAGATAAACGATATCCTAAACGATACAACATATCAAATAATCTCGTCGGACCCCACAATATATCTAGAAAAAGTAACAAAAGCCAAGATCAAAGCCTCAGATATCAAGAAAGAACACCAGTTACATCTCATACCTAGAGAGAAGTCATCAAGATGTCCAAAACTTAACGGCCTACCCAAGGTACATAAGGCAGGAGACCATTACGACCAATAGTAAGTGCTATCGGTTCTTCTCTACAACCACTGGCAAAATTTCTGGCTGAACAGCTACAACCATATGCagaggaagcggattcttacgtcaagaatGCAAGCCACTTCATCGAACGTATAAAAGATGTGACTCTTGAGCCGGGACATTTGTTAGTCAGCTTCGATGTAGTTTCACTTTTTACGAACGTTCCTATAGATAAATCATTAGAAATTATAAGCAGAAATtatccaataccacaggatacTCTAAATCTAACAAAGCACTgcttaaataacacatatttcatctATAAGGAGCAAAGATATAAACGAGTtgatgggttcaccactgtcaccgGTGATAACAAATACGTTTATGCAAGAAATAGAACAGCGAGCAATAGAAACAGCCGAACAAAAAACCAAACATTGGCTTAGGTACGTGGATGATACTTTTCTAATCTGGACACATGGAGaagaaaaacttattaaaaaagttattttgaACACATCAATTATATACACCATAAAATCCAGTTTACTATAGAACTGGAAGAAAACGAACAACTACCATTTTTAGATGTGTTAATAATAAAGTAGGAAGACGGGCACATAAGACacacagtataccgaaaacccacacatacctaCATGCCGATTCACATCACAATCCTGCACAATTATATTCAGTCATTAAAACCCTCAGTATTGAACAATGCGCCTTATTCGCCAGATCTTGCGCTGTGCGACttctatatattttaataatactggaagaaaataaattatttggaaACAGATGCAAGTTCTTTTCAATGTTAAGTAGTTAAGAGAGAATAACGACACATCTTTACTTGACGAAGGCAAGTATATTGTACAAATATTATTTAATCCTAATCGACGGTTTACTGAATTTTCCAATATGTAGAAATACTACTTCTCATCACACTCCAGCctatttgtaaaaatgaaaaattcGCATGGATTGTTTTGAGAGATGGTTTATATTGAGggtgataataaataaatatgtatggAATCACAGTAAAATGTTTTCTAGCgttatttttgttgtttaataGCCACACCTAGTATTTTTATGTATCTACATCATTTTGGTCCACGTGTCTTGTGAAGATCTGTTTCTACCTCTGTTACAGTCAATTTTTTCGTTTATAGTAAGCTTCTCGagaccatttcttcgaaaagCATGTCCAAAATAACCTATTTGTTAGTCTTTCCTTGATTTTGAGTTGTCGTATTATTGACTTATCTGTTATTTGGGCCACCCAGTAGATTCTAAGAATTCTTTACCAACAGAACATTTTGACCGCGAATACtaataaatattaaagaatgtCCATAAAGTATTCCTCAATTGTAatagtttttcttgtttttaggtcCAAGGGCTTGCTACGATGAAGGCAAGAGAGTATCCGAATCCCTTACGTACGCATACGCCAAACAGGAAAATATGCAAGTACGAGTAGCTAGAATATTTAATACTTACGGACCAAGAATGCACATGAACGATGGAAGAGCGGTGTCCAATTTCATTCTTCAGGCGCTTCAGGAGGATGTGATAACGGTAAGTTGAATATAAATTAACAGTTTGATATATTAGAGAATTACATTCATACTATCAACTTAAAGTCTTCGTACAACATGTATTCAGTTGTGTTCCGTTTTTAGAGTTCTTGcacccaaatttatcaataattgactatttaACCCATTGATAATTAATTCATACTGGCCCTTAAAGAATAGGGTTGTAGAATTTTTTGTCCACTCTGTATATCATATGAATTTCAAggtttttattaaacaatttaaggATTGCGTCTCAAAATCTTCGAACGAGAATAAGCATAATCTAAATGTTTATTTGTACTGCCAGATTCCTCTAACGAAATAGGTACTGTCCTTCTTTTATTTCGCTTTTGTCATTCAATCGCGCatgaattataaaataatattcaaacgAAACATCCAAATAGGCGAGAGAAAATACAAGGTGAGAAAATGAAGCCTAACATTTTAAACGCTGATTCACAATGAGAGCAAAAATTCAATCTAgaatctaatttttttattgaattaacCTGTCTCGATTACAATGATCATTTACACaggtacaaaaaatattagatataGATACTTATTAAACAATAGAATAACATAATATAGCAATTACTGATTTACAGTACATgagtatttatattttatggaaaatatttatattctggAGGTAGGTATCGTATGGTGTacatcagttggtaaatttagtGCTTCATTCTGGTTACTCTTGAGTCCATGAAGTCATCGCTCATGTTGGTATTTTGGACAATCAAAGAGGATATGTTTAACTGACAACTGAAATTTGCAATATTGGCACATATGAGGGGTTTGATTTTCTGAACATTTTCCGTGGTTTAAATGTACCAATATTTGGTTGACTTTCTTTCAATTTCGAAGGCAGTCTATTCCAATCAGTTTGCCAGCGGTGGAGTCTTAAACGTTTAAAATAACGTTTTAGACCTATATCTATTTGATCACTTTCAGGATCCACTGGTTGATGATGTGCTGATATGGCTGCAGCGTCTGCTCTTTCATTGCCCTGAATACCTGCATGGGAGGGTATCCAGATAATTGTTAGGAAGCTTGGGAGGCCAGTAAGTTGATTGAGTAATAGATGGCTTGAACAATTGAATGTCaggtgaaaatattttttatcgagTTGATAGATGCTAAGGAGTGAGTGCAGATTGCTGAAGAGGCGTGAAAGAGTTTATAATATTCCTACTAATTCCGCCGTATGAATGTCgcaaaacgatggaaaggctgtATGATGTCTGTTAACGTTGTGACTGCACAACTAACTCTGTCATTATTCTTGGAGCCATCAGTGTAGATTATTCGATCAAAGTGTAATTCGCTAACTATATTTAGGAAAATGTGTTGAAGAGTtaacacgcgctatctcagagtggataTTGATCTTGGATAGTATTTATTTTGGGAACAGTGTTATTCCAATAGAGGAACGGACGAGACATTATTGTGGGATGTAGCTGTCAAAGTCTAATTTTTGTGAGAGCGGTGAAAGTAGCTGTCGAATCGTGGGTAGTTTGTCCAAAGTAAGACCAATATTTGCTCAATtgtatagttttgaaaaatttttgACAATCAAATCTGCAAGTATGTGTATCACTTTGCAAATTTAGTTAGGGGGttaattatcaaagaatatacTAGTTACTAGCAGCTTAATTAAGTAGTAGCTGCCATCTACTGATTCAAAGTGGAGCTTAGTTAGCTTCAACGTATAAACTATCTGAGGCACTGGATCTAAACGATCCCAAGCATAGCTTGAGAGCACTGTTTTGTGTCGGATTCAGCTTGATCTGataatgatgatgacgatgacGATTCTGTTACATGAATAAAAGTATTTTGTTATTGTCATCTAGCTCTATATCGGCTTCCATtgtcttctcttttttttcttcagttTGCATCGAAACAAACTGATACCACCTCTTCATTTCTTGAAGTTTCGGCCACTATTTTTTGCCTTCTTTGGCTTGTATTCTCGATTCGGCTTGTCGGCGATGAAGCTCTCTCTcgcacattattttcttttatctgactcattcgtCCACGATTTTATTGATGTTTCTAACTTTCGCACTTATTCCAAGTATCGGATAAGGGATGATAAAAACTCTCCTGTAGCaccaacgcgctatctcagagtagctTCATTATTTTCTTGATAGTTCTCTAGGTAACACATATATCTTATTCTTAAGATGGTCAAAAATAAAGGAAGGTACCGTCTACGGGGATTATAATGGCTGGTATATTTTGGAAACATATCAATATGTCGTTTTATCTTATTAATTACATCCTGTGATAGTTTATTAGGACATTGAGCTCTTCCTCTTTTATCAACAGCGGTGATTTCTACCTCAGATACACCATTGAAAATTCTCGAATAACGTCCATTGCTGATATCTaaggtttttaagaaaaacattTTGCAACCCCTCATTTTTTCAAACGAATAATAACGCTCTTTCCTTTATTAGTAAGAGCTTCTGTACGTCTTCGTTTGGGCAGAGCGATCTCTATACAAGACGTAATAAATTTAATCTACAGATTAAAATTTCCTAGACCTAAAATATTTGCTGTCTTGTTCATCGGAGAATTTTTTTACAATCAAATCTGCAAGTATGTGTATGATTTTGCAAAATCCTTGCTTTTACTAACTTGTTTTTATAGCCTACGTATTCTTCATCTTCATTCCTTTTTCGTTTTCTTACTTGCCTCTTATCTAAATCGTTATTCTCAAACgttttttgccatttttcttaATTTGCCCACTTAAATCAACATTGCAACATTTTGTAGATCATGATTACTATTACTACTACTATCTTATGTTGGACTATAGTTTTTGTCCCCTTCTGAATCGTCATATTCCGAATAACTGTCAGATTCTGAAAAGGAAAACAAGACATATTAAAACACATTTTAAGGTTATGCTATCAGTTTCTTCCAACTACTAGTTTTTGAAGGTATGTTCACTATAAAATAACAATGTAATTTATAAAACGCATTGAAGACTTACCTTGcattattttaaagttatttgaCGAATTGTATTATATCTTTCCACACATTTAAAACGTGACTATCAAACAACTACATAAGGTTTAGAACAAAAGCGGGACATGTGCACTTGTAGCACTTATACAGAAAACCATTACCAGAAAAGTTCGAGAGATTTTACTTCTCACATACAGATGTCCGTACTGTATTGCGTTTTGTACTGGTACCATTTTTACGTTAATAAATATCAACATCCTCTAGCCACTCTTGCACATCTATCTCCCACTTTTCCACAAAATGTCACTTGTACCACTTCTCCTCTCGGCTCCTCAATTATGACCATTACCATTACCATTTCTATGGTATTTAATTTGCAATGATAAGGTAGTAAACGCAGAACTGTATGTCCTCTTTCCTCTACAATTACATCAAgaattttttaacatattatagTAACGGTATAGTTAGGTTAACTGAATAATGGATACCACAGCCACAGAAGACAAACATTGACACAAGATTTAGATGCTTGACAGAAAATGGAACTGGCAACAACGCAACTATAAATAAGAGTAGAATTATTGAAAATTGTAAAGAATAGTAAAAGATAGTATAGTTCATAAGGGTCTACTGAATAGACGGACTAGAGACATAGACAATTGATTTATACATTTTATGTTTTATCAAATACTCTAATGAATAATGTTTTAGGTATATGGTTCAGGGGAACAAACAAGGTCATTTCAGTACGTTTCAGATTTAGTAGAAGGATTGGTAGCTTTAATGAACTCAAATTATTCTCAACCAGTCAATTTAGGCAATCCAGTAGAACACACCATTAATGGTaagtccatttttttttgttatttttttttgttatttttttttttttttttttgttataagtaCTCGATTCAAATGCCTAGGTGATTCTTCTATTATGCTGGACTTAACTGTTTATTATGACTGATCACTGTAGGGAGGTTGAAAACCTAGCGAAAAATCtaaaagtaacacattttaaaaatatataagtagGGAAGTCAAAACTGTTAATGTGTACTATTCAAAATGTGATTGAACGCCCATCTTTCAAATGTCACAAACAGGTCTCCGGATCTGTGGTCGTACATTCCTAAAGATGTTCTACAcatactttttacatttaaattttcaTACTTAATCTAAAAAATCACTAATAAGAATTCTTCATTTTCGACTATGAAATATATTCCAGTGAAACTTTTGTCATACCTATTTAAAACCACTCTTAATCCAAtggcgtaaaattttttttatttttttaattaaaattctaCATTTTCGAGTAAGTGCACTTTCTCTAAGAGTTGGTCTTTTTCTTGGAAAAGTTTTTAACACACCATGTTTATATTTACAAGTATCATAAAGTATAAAGTAtatattaaaactatttcatGCACACCATTCAATTTGTTCGGTGCATAGTTTTTAGTCACTTTTGTCTTATATCACTATCTCGAGGAAATTTTGAAAACACTGACATGCACTTCTTCTTTATTGGAAGTATAATTGCTGGAACAATTCGGAATTGAACATTTAGCAGGCaactagaataaaagttttttatctttaaaaaactCATACATAATTTTGTTAGTTCAAGATAGAACAACATATCGGGCGTCCGGTACTACAGTTCTTCTATAAGTGCCGTCTCCTGATAGGAGGTTggagtcccttaaattcttcaaccatgacacttcTACTTCCTATACGCCTTCCTCCTTcttattatcagccttagcagttcataccgctgtcccctcattacgtgtcccagatattgtaactttcttatttttattgtgtttattatttcgcattctttgcccatttctcgcaatacttccgtgttagttttcttctgtgtcaatgctattctaagcatcctcctgtaacaccacatttcaaaggactgtaacttatttatatgttcttgctttaatgtccagcttctaagtccatattgcagtatcgaaaacacgtagcatctcagtgctcttactctcagttttaatctaaggtctttgttgcagagaatggttttcatttttacaaacgcatttcctgctatttctatcctggcccttatttcggttgtttgattattattgtctgaaatccaggttcctaggtatttgtatttatcaaccctttctatcggtacattttcCAAATGTATgcttgttggtatatttgttttcttttttattatcatgtatttggtcttttctatatcattttagtccatatttttcacagaaactgtttgttttgtttagtagTTTTGTtagagttgttcagcagagcttgtcataatcacggtgtcatatGTCACTGCATATCTTATgctgttaatagatcttccgttaattattattccttcactttgagatagtaatgcttcttcaaaaatgaaGACTACAGTATTACAGTAGAACCCCGCTAATTTGAAACCCCGCTCGGCAAATCCGAACCaacaaaaagtgaaaaaaaaaagcgGTTGTGGCAGTccagttatacttctatacacgcgttcgccgttaaaaatttatataggagtcaatctacacaatcattacatatgtaatgctataggtaagagagagcagaaagagaaaaagaattagttatataggtatatgatgcatcgtttgctgtatataaacatttgacctgtaataggagtatagtaaatgaaggattgtatcaatattttaatgaaaatatatatttttatttttatatatgtataaaagaagttgaatgcaaaaaaaaaatttacacatactctgtagtaaaattcattgtttattttgttattaatataaaaattacaatacaataaatacactgcaacataattcaatataataatacaatataaattagaatgtaatattcataagtatttaaaactgccaatatacataacttactttacgaagataaaaataaaaatccaacaactcggattatgttgtaaattttcattttattttaaaatttatgtttttaaatatttcaaaaataaaaaaggaaattcataattgggattcgatctcacaaccaccagcgtatgaaccaaacacgtaaaggatttgccaattagacatgacactaacggatttcaaaattgacagttctcggtaaaacagtgattattttgaaatacaaaagcctaaaataattataaacgtttaattttaaataatacaaaacatatcacataaataataatattaatacatattatattatatataatattatatataatattatatatataatataatatgtaatattaagtacaaaaggaacatttttattctcgagagaggaagagagagaaaatatatctcctgtctctctcttactcattatcttacatatgtaatggtttcacagattcactctcatgcaaatttccaacgccgaccgtgcgtatagaagtataacttcaaaaaattaatgCCAGGTGCACAAACTTCTTCTTTTCAGGCAAGACTTTTGGTAGGAAGCGTTTTGAAATGTTAAGTCCAGTTTCATCTGCATTGTAAATTTGTTGCGGCGAATAATTGTTTACAATATCTTTAAATTCCAATACAAATATGTTTGCGGCAATGACGTCTGAAGACAATTTTTCTCCTGTAATTGTAAGTTGACGCACACCATGCCTTTTTTTTAACGACTTAACCATCCATTACTTGTCGTAAATGAAGGATCGCTATTCATGTGCTCACTAAGTTTCAATGCTTTTCCTTGAATGAAAGGACCACTAATGGAGACTCCCTTTTGCCTTTCCTGAGTAAACTATATGAAAACTGTTTCGTCAAGGAAATCGTGAGCTGGCAAACAAGAATTGTGTCGTTTTCCTAATATTTTCTCACTTGTAGTGcttgaaaacttttaaattattaatcttTTTTCTTCCAGTCACTTATAGTGGctgtacgcgctatctcagagttatgtACTTGAGAATTCGTTAGGAAATTACGTCAGAGACATAATATAGTAGAAATAATATAGTAGTATACTATGTATTTACCTTAATCAACAAACCAGTGCATGTAGATCGTTATGTTACACTAAAAGTAAGTAAAAAGATTAAAATGAACCTATAAAATCAAATGTTTTTTATAGAAACAGATGTCTTTATGGTTACAGGCTGTGTATTTACTGTTACCAAATTTCAATGTTGTAGCCATTACGGGGGCTGTGGACGATTTGTATATTATGCAACCAATAATACACTACAACTACCACTAATCTGTTCTCGGCTAATtcttgatttttaatattttcagaATTTGCTACAATCATAAAAAACCTCGTAGGCGGTAACAGCAAAATCACTCACGTGAGCGAAGTGGAGGACGATCCGCAGCGAAGACGACCGGATATTTCGCGCGCGAAGAACATTCTCAACTGGGAACCAAAAGTCGATTTGAACGTCGGCCTTCAAAAGACTGTCGAATACTTCAGACAAGAACTGAAACGATTCAAATATACTCCTAGGAATAAATTCCTTTCAAATTTCAAACATCCTTAACTGTTTCATGTCAAAGTTTTTTGGTACTGTGTCGTAGGCGGAAACGCAGTCAATGATTGTAAGAATAAGAATTGTTTTTAAACGGTGATTTAGACCAGATTATATTGGGTCagattttaaaggtatttttaagaaaatgcCGTTAATTCTCGTAAAAACGAACTTTTAGTGTGGTATATAAACATACACATGTATTTTTGATAAACTATGTACCGCAAAACTTGGATAATCTCAAATCATCTACTACATTTAATAggaattttaattgaaaatacgttTTTTTTGACGTTTCAGTTTCTACTTCATacatcgttctcaaaatactttgTACATACTATAATTGGAGaatgatttccaaagtggaaattgaaacgtcaaaataagtGTATTTCCAATTGAAATAGTAATTAATTCCCATTAAATACGAATTAGTGTCAAAATCATAAATCATCTCAAATCTTTATAATGATCTAAATTTCATAAATTTGGACAAACCCAAGTTGAAAGCCATGAAACAAAAAAGACATTTACTTTTGTCATTATTATTCATCTCATTTCATGTTAACTTTTGCGTCTTTGAAAAAACTTTCATGATTACTGTTGTATATTTTAGAAGACATTACTTTAATGTCACTTATAGATACCGATAATAAATACAGTAGATTTAAATCAAGTGGTGAAGAATTCTAAGAAATGG contains:
- the LOC140431938 gene encoding UDP-glucuronic acid decarboxylase 1-like, whose product is RLYVLGLTRRLNAKVLIASTSEVYGDPDIHPQPETYWGHVNPIGPRACYDEGKRVSESLTYAYAKQENMQVRVARIFNTYGPRMHMNDGRAVSNFILQALQEDVITVYGSGEQTRSFQYVSDLVEGLVALMNSNYSQPVNLGNPVEHTINEFATIIKNLVGGNSKITHVSEVEDDPQRRRPDISRAKNILNWEPKVDLNVGLQKTVEYFRQELKRFKYTPRNKFLSNFKHP